The DNA region TCGTGCATATGGTGAAGGTTGACTTGACTGCATTCTGTTTGATAGTTTGCCTCAATGGCACAGGCATCCTTCCAAGTGCTGATATGGTCGTTGGTTTGCATCTTGGGCCAAAATGCAGGATTGTGGCACGAAGATAAGGGATTGTAGAGGCTTTGAAGCTTCATATGGAGTTGCATCCTTTCTATGACCGACGTGGGTATGCATTCTGAGTTTATGCTATCGTCAGATATTATTCCAGTAGCTCTCTGACTTGTTTGTTCTTGCAATATTGCATGATGCTTTTTATTCTTCCCGAGAAATCTCTTCTTTAACTTGGTGTTCCAATAGTTCTTGATGCCATtatctgttcttcctggtaattGAGCTGCTATTATTGACCACCTATACATGCAGAGTTAGATGAGTTGAGAATATATATAATTGAATGATTAATTAGAAAGTCAAGAAATCTAAAAGGTTTTGAGTTGTATGATTCAATAACTAACTACCTGCTCCCAATACTAATATAAAGATTACAAATGATGAAGTCTTCTTCCTCGGAGAAGTCACCGTGCTTGATGTTTGGCTGCAGATAATTCAACCATCTTAGTCTGCAACTCTTTCCGCATCTTTTCAACCCTGCAAGAATGGCACACTTTAAACACTTGCTATGTTACAACTTGGTTTTCAGATTATTCTCGAATAATTTCTGTTATCTTATTGATTGTTATTCATGCTTGAAAGATAAGGAAACAAATCAACAGATATTTTACTAAAGATTGAATCTTCTGAAATATAGACCACATTGAAACatctgaaatatatatatatcatagcaATTAGTATCAAAGTGTTTAAGAGTAAACAGGTAGCTAGTTAAACTTAGCTCATGCATGGAATAACTTGAATAACTTTCTAATGATTCAATACTTCTTTTCCTTGGAACAAAAAGCCCAACGAATTCACTAACCAATCTTATGGGGAAGTGCAATCCAGTTACCACCAGTACCATGCTCTTCAATGTAAGCCTTGAGTTTAGCATCCTCCTCAGGGCACCAAGGTCCCCTCTTCACATTAGCCTTGTCACAGCACGGAGCCCTCcccatctctctcctctctcttagTTACACAATTTGAAAGCTTTTAATTTTGATAGACAATAGAAGAACCGTGGAACAAGACCGGGTTAAATAGGAGGAGACTGGGACAGAAAAGTTGCACAGGTTGGATGTGATGCTTAGGACAGGACAAAGCTGCTTTTGACTTGTTATGGTAGAAGGCTTTGCTGAATTGTTCTCGAGGGTTTCGTTTGTCATTGCTTTTGGCCATCTTTGCACAACTTTTCAATGCATGGCCTTTGTTCTCTAGGCAGCAGCTTCAAAGTAAATCTTTTTAGTTTGACATATGGAACTGTTGGACTATCCAAGATCTTATTAGATTGGTTAGCAAAGTTCACCACGGTGACACTGTAGATAACTTTATTGAAAGAAAAAACTTGTCATCGACTACATCCCAAATCCACTGAGCTAAAACTATTTTATAATGAGGTTAAGAGACTGATTTCCCATTACCTGTTTAATTTGTTACACCAAGAGTAATAAACTAGCTCGAAAGAAGTAGATAGATTTGGTCAACTTAAGACTATTGTATTCTTTGCTCTATTTCTTCATAATTCATGCACTGGGTTTTACCTGCTTTCAAGAAGGAAATGTGTGTACAGGGACAAAGTAATTCAAGATACCCCATCCACTTGACAACCTTTTGTTTACTTTCTACAGTAATAGCTTGAGTTGATAGTCAACATGGGGATTGTTTCCATTCACAACGAACCCTAATTAACATTTCAACAACCCTATGACTAACCTCATAATTAATCAATTATGAACCATCTTTATGCATTGCAATAGGACTTTAAAAATGAAAGAGTGATTAGTGGCCTTAAGTCTCTTTGACAAGTGGATacatatttccccaattaattaaCAAAGGGAAGTCGATGGACACCAAAGGAGAGAGAGCCTCACATTGACTTTAATAGTCTGACGTTGAGAAGGGTGCAAAGAACGAtattaaaactttctaaaaagtaaaattttgaCACCCTAAAAGGCAATCCCTACTTTGATGATTGTGTGATTAACAAATATAGTGGGGAGGATTAGACATAAATAAGAAGAGACTTGGCTTGTGTATTTTTCTTTTTGTCCTTGCCTATTGCTGAGAATCTCATGGGGATAATCTTCCATCAGCAACAAGCCCTCTCTTGACGCTTGGGAAAGGTATATTAGGATAAGCACAAGGGATACCCAAGGGAAATGAACTGGAAATACAAAGGGAGTGAGGTATCAAGGAGGAATTTGATACACCTAATTGGATTCTAGTAAATGAAGCATTAAGGGGTTGCAGTGTCTACTAAGTTACAAGGTAGAAACTTCCACAATCTCTTAAAGTAAAGGAATAATGAATTATTTTACTGGTGTAAGTGGAAGGCGCACTTGGATATTAAATTGAAGGCCAGGTACTCAGAGTTAAGAAGACCCAGATGGAACTCTGTGCAAAAGAGCTTTTCCTTTTTCAATAAAGTAAACAATTTTACTTGATGATATTGCTCATAAGCAATGGCGATTTGTGCAAACAAACATCCAGTGAACTGATCTCGATGGCCCAGTGGGACATCACCAACCGTTCAGGTATAATCTTGTTGCCACGGAATGCACACGGAAACTGTATTTAAATAGTTTTCGGCCTAATTGTGAGAGAGATGAATGATTTGTCGACCTATCTTGGTTAGTTTGCTCAACCAAATTAGATTTCAACCCAATAAAATTGATTGACCTAATCAACTTCATACTGGCTCATCTAGCAAGCCCGACTTTACACGTTCAACACACCTACCATGTGAGTCCAATGATCATATCTATAGAGATGTCAATTTTCTCCGAATCCGATGGAAAATCGGATATCCGAACTGAATGGAGGAGGATATAGAGGGACTACCAATATCTGAACCGAATActcaattaatatatatataatgttaattCTAATATACTTTTATTGAATAA from Zingiber officinale cultivar Zhangliang chromosome 4B, Zo_v1.1, whole genome shotgun sequence includes:
- the LOC121977858 gene encoding transcription factor MYB36-like, which translates into the protein MGRAPCCDKANVKRGPWCPEEDAKLKAYIEEHGTGGNWIALPHKIGLKRCGKSCRLRWLNYLQPNIKHGDFSEEEDFIICNLYISIGSRWSIIAAQLPGRTDNGIKNYWNTKLKKRFLGKNKKHHAILQEQTSQRATGIISDDSINSECIPTSVIERMQLHMKLQSLYNPLSSCHNPAFWPKMQTNDHISTWKDACAIEANYQTECSQVNLHHMHDMNCSKLQFDSPPDMNPSAARHINNEIFEDKNGFFEQDEHEMNGLCDYRSQINWEKESWDSWATSSGEFQEEASSSWDLSAVFQTDSILQNDNRDL